Proteins co-encoded in one Brassica oleracea var. oleracea cultivar TO1000 chromosome C4, BOL, whole genome shotgun sequence genomic window:
- the LOC106340312 gene encoding transcription factor bHLH10, which yields MEEERGSIYEEMPCFDANTPASVTAESSFSQVQPPQILVAGSTSNSNCSLDVEEFHLSPQDCPQASSTPLQFHISPLPPPPRDNTQFNLIHQMSHNQQQQQHSNWGNGYQDFNNMCPNSTTTPDLLSLLHLPRCSLPLPNSSISFSDIMSSSSAAAVMYDPLFHLNFPLQSRDNNQLPNGSCLLGVEEQIQMDANGGGINMMYYEPEHNNNTGFESGAFEFGNGGNNRRGRGSGKSRTFPTERERRVHFNDRFFDLKNLIPNPTKSDRASIVGEAIDYIKELLRTIEEFKMLVEKKKFGKFRSKKKPKTCGEEDLEQEQEGDNVSYRPQSEVDQSCFNMKNKNKSLRCSWLKRKSKVTEVDVRIIDDEVTIKVVQKKKINCLLFTTKVLDQLKLDLHHVAGGQIGEHYSFLFNTKICEESCVYASGIADTVMEVVEKQYMEAVPTNGY from the exons ATGGAAG AAGAAAGAGGAAGCATTTACGAGGAGATGCCTTGTTTCGATGCCAACACTCCGGCATCAGTCACGGCGGAGAGCAGCTTCTCTCAAGTCCAACCACCGCAAATTCTGGTAGCCGGAAGCACAAGCAACAGCAACTGCAGTCTTGATGTGGAAGAGTTCCATCTCAGCCCACAAGACTGTCCTCAAGCCTCTTCAACACCACTTCAATTTCACATCAGCCCTCTTCCTCCCCCTCCTCGTGATAACACTCAATTCAATCTGATTCACCAGATGTCTCATAATCAACAACAACAACAACACTCTAACTGGGGCAATGGGTATCAAGATTTCAACAACATGTGTCCTAACTCCACAACAACTCCTGACTTGCTTAGTCTCTTACACTTGCCTAGATGCTCCCTTCCTCTTCCCAACTCATCGATCTCCTTCTCTGACATCATGTCTTCTTCCTCTGCTGCTGCTGTCATGTACGACCCTCTCTTCCATCTCAACTTCCCTCTTCAGAGTCGAGACAACAACCAGCTACCAAATGGTTCTTGTTTACTAGGAGTTGAAGAACAGATTCAGATGGATGCTAACGGAGGAGGGATCAACATGATGTATTACGAACCAGAACACAACAATAATACTGGGTTTGAGAGTGGAGCTTTCGAGTTTGGTAATGGTGGTAATAACCGTAGAGGAAGAGGTTCGGGAAAGTCAAGAACTTTCCCTACAGAACGTGAGAGAAGAGTTCACTTCAATGATCGCTTCTTTGACCTCAAGAACCTCATTCCAAATCCCACAAAG AGTGATAGAGCATCAATCGTTGGAGAGGCAATAGATTACATCAAAGAGCTTTTAAGGACAATAGAGGAATTTAAGATGCTTGTGGAGAAGAAAAAGTTTGGGAAGTTCAGGAGCAAGAAGAAACCTAAAACTTGTGGAGAAGAAGACCTAGAACAAGAACAAGAAGGAGACAATGTGAGTTACAGACCACAGAGTGAAGTAGACCAATCTTGTTTCAACATGAAGAACAAAAACAAGTCACTGAGATGTTCTTGGCTGAAGAGGAAGTCGAAAGTCACTGAGGTTGATGTACGCATCATAGATGATGAAGTGACCATCAAGGTTGTTCAGAAGAAGAAGATTAACTGTTTGTTGTTTACGACTAAAGTTCTTGATCAGCTTAAGCTAGATCTTCACCATGTTGCAGGAGGACAGATTGGTGAGCACTACAGCTTCTTGTTCAACACTAAG ATTTGTGAAGAATCTTGTGTGTATGCGAGTGGAATTGCAGACACAGTGATGGAAGTTGTGGAGAAACAGTACATGGAAGCGGTTCCTACCAACGGCTACTGA